From the Streptomyces pluripotens genome, one window contains:
- a CDS encoding BlaI/MecI/CopY family transcriptional regulator yields MTDAKDERRPAGGLEASVMAALWAAGGPQTPGQVQRSLGADLARTTVTTILTRLHDKGVVDRRRQGRGYAYFPVRGAQDAHGLTARRMHSELDRDSDRETVLARFVAQLSPDDERVLRDLLASDGR; encoded by the coding sequence ATGACCGATGCCAAGGATGAACGCCGACCGGCAGGCGGACTCGAAGCGAGTGTCATGGCCGCGCTCTGGGCTGCCGGCGGGCCTCAGACGCCCGGTCAGGTCCAGCGGAGCCTCGGCGCGGACCTCGCCCGCACCACGGTGACGACGATCCTGACCCGCCTGCACGACAAGGGAGTCGTCGACCGGCGGCGTCAGGGCCGCGGCTACGCCTACTTCCCCGTGCGGGGCGCCCAGGACGCCCATGGCCTCACCGCGCGTCGGATGCACAGCGAACTTGACCGGGACAGCGACCGGGAGACCGTACTCGCCCGCTTCGTCGCCCAGCTCAGCCCCGACGACGAACGCGTCCTGCGGGACCTGCTCGCGTCCGACGGCCGATGA
- a CDS encoding M56 family metallopeptidase: MTALLLLPLLLPFALPAAAHRALDRLAPVAALRTVTLCAVVLAGCSTAALGAFVLIGLLKLPFFAALGELVHPLRTASGVFVVPAAALSAGVLVRCAWTFAGSLVQQARAFRAARSQAGRGPVAGDLCVVDSPCPDAYALPGRPHRIVVTTAMLRSLDGPEREALFAHERAHNEGGHHYFLLAAELAAHCHPALRAVRGTIRLAVERAADEAAALSVGDRRLTARAIARAALAGQGGHGARPGFAAAATTGPVPRRVQALLAVPRASRAGRAVAAFLIACTAVSGVASVTGMAAFHHRVEVAQGEARP, encoded by the coding sequence ATGACCGCGCTGCTTCTGCTGCCCCTGCTGCTGCCGTTCGCCCTGCCGGCAGCGGCCCACCGGGCCCTGGACCGGCTGGCGCCGGTCGCCGCGCTGCGGACCGTCACCCTCTGCGCGGTCGTCCTCGCCGGCTGTTCGACGGCCGCGCTAGGTGCATTCGTCCTCATCGGCTTGCTCAAGCTCCCGTTCTTCGCCGCGCTCGGCGAACTGGTGCACCCACTGCGCACCGCCTCCGGTGTTTTCGTCGTCCCGGCTGCCGCCCTCTCGGCCGGAGTCCTCGTCAGGTGCGCATGGACGTTCGCCGGGTCGCTGGTCCAGCAGGCGCGGGCCTTCCGGGCAGCCAGGTCACAGGCCGGGCGCGGCCCCGTCGCCGGGGATCTGTGCGTCGTGGACTCGCCCTGCCCGGACGCCTACGCCCTCCCCGGGCGACCGCACCGCATCGTCGTCACCACGGCGATGCTCCGCTCGCTGGACGGCCCCGAACGGGAGGCGTTGTTCGCTCACGAGCGCGCGCACAACGAAGGCGGCCACCACTACTTCCTGCTCGCCGCCGAACTGGCCGCGCACTGCCATCCCGCACTGCGTGCGGTCCGGGGTACGATCCGGCTCGCCGTCGAGCGCGCCGCAGACGAAGCCGCCGCGCTCTCGGTCGGCGACCGGCGCTTGACCGCCCGTGCCATCGCGCGGGCCGCCCTGGCAGGCCAGGGCGGCCACGGCGCGCGTCCGGGGTTTGCTGCAGCCGCGACCACCGGCCCGGTCCCGAGGCGTGTCCAGGCCCTCCTGGCCGTGCCCCGCGCATCCCGGGCCGGCCGCGCGGTCGCCGCGTTCCTCATCGCCTGCACCGCTGTCTCCGGGGTGGCCTCGGTCACCGGCATGGCTGCCTTCCACCACCGGGTGGAGGTTGCCCAGGGCGAGGCGAGGCCCTGA
- a CDS encoding VOC family protein — MRRVALVTLVVDDYDEAIRFYTGALGFRLAEDAPRLDGSRWVVVEPDGDAGGTGILLARAKGEEQRARVGDQTGGRVGFFLHTEDFARDHARMTAAGVTFLEEPRQEPYGTVAVFRDLYGNRWDLLQPVA, encoded by the coding sequence ATGCGACGCGTTGCGCTGGTCACCCTCGTCGTCGACGACTACGACGAGGCCATCCGCTTCTACACCGGGGCCCTCGGATTCCGCCTGGCCGAGGACGCCCCCCGGCTCGACGGCTCCCGTTGGGTCGTCGTGGAGCCCGACGGCGACGCGGGCGGCACCGGGATCCTGTTGGCCCGGGCCAAGGGGGAGGAGCAACGGGCCCGTGTCGGGGACCAGACCGGCGGACGTGTCGGCTTCTTCCTGCACACCGAAGACTTCGCCCGCGACCACGCCCGGATGACGGCCGCCGGCGTGACCTTCCTGGAGGAGCCGCGCCAGGAGCCCTACGGCACCGTCGCCGTCTTCCGGGACCTGTACGGCAACCGCTGGGACCTGCTCCAGCCCGTCGCCTGA